The window caccgcaagtagcgtggaaccgccggctcaacagcgttcacagccctcttatgaagcttctgatctcgcttgcacagactggtggtaaacacatgatactgcccaccgctaagctgctttggattggtctgataacctccctgctgctgttgatgaccctggccagactgctgattaaagcccccttgaccgttctgagggttagaatttgagccgccggcgcctgagccgccgcccgggccattgtaattcttaaaggccttcatgattgcacaatccttccatagatgagttgctggcttctctctagagccatgccttggacaaggctcattcaacagttgttCCAGCGTCGGGCCGGACCCGCcacctcggggagggggcctccccttgcgtcgctggttactACCTTgcgagctggcgttggctacaaactctaggctgccatcggccttgcgcttgcctcctccttggtttcccgggttatgctgaggacccttgccattgccgttcttctttcccttccctgtcctttcatcatctgaagcggggtccttggtaccatcagaatcggcgtacttgacaagagccgccatcagtgtacccatatcattgcagtcgcgcttaagccacccgagtttcatcttcaggggcacaaaacgacaattctgctccaacattaagactgcagagccggcatccattttattcgaggaatgtattatctccttaacccggcgaacccaatgtgtcgtagaatcaccctcctgctgcttgcagttagtcaaatccacgattgacatagactgcctacaggtatccttaaagttttggatgaaccgggccttcagctcagcccaagacccaatggaattcggtggtagccctttcaaccaagtgcgggcagtcccatccaacatcatggtgaagtacttagccatggccgcctcactgacctccagcagttctatagccatctcgtaactctcgatccaggctgcgggttgtaagtctgctatgtaattaggcaccttcctagggcctttgaagtccttgggtagacgttcgttgcggatagctggcactaaacaagggacacccccagtcctggtagggatacccacgtcgacggaagccgtcggataagctgggggagtctggtaagccgtcagctggggcacctgctccgcctctcgccgtgctctgtcttggtctgctgcgtgaaaggctccgttatgagccgggccatggccagggggcgggtcatggcgtcggacgttatttgagccggtcgctgagaccatgtgcctgctgtaactcgggctccggcctgggcgaggggtcgagtggatcctgtcccggctataggagtacgcctcttgctgcgccagtgctgtctgaaggagttccctgacccggcgggtttcaatagccgtcggagagtcgccgtcaaccgggagagccgccagccgtgccgccgcggcgaccatgttctccagcgggttattataatgacccgggggtattgacacgtactgaggcggggctgggggcacctggggaggccccatcacttgtggctgaataggggtcccagacccgggcactatgacccctggcgggttactagatcctgcacctggcgtgttgaagaggtttcgtggatcgtaaaccggagggagtcgggattgggccttttgatgcctccttctcaggacctcattggatgcgttttgATCCACCGTGAGCcagaaggactgcgcttgaatcaactgggtttgggcgtcgagagccgccctttccgcagccatcctgatcccttctgctgccagatcctccttagctttcactagatccaattttaactgcgccacctccgcatcatgctgagcttgatctgccgggtcaaccgtggcggttaacagagccatcatcttgtccgtgagatccattagtacctgagtcggcgagggcaccgggtttcccgctccagcagcggggttctgaacagactgtgcaccggccataaagaccccaacctgacttggcggctcaaacgggtccggaatactgtcaccatcggaacaacccaggagcctgccatcttgaagttgatacaacgagtttgactcgtcggtggacgactcgccgtcagagccggcggccgcctcatcaccagatccagatcgatcagagggccctccatggatacatcccacaaaagcatgccttaaggcaggccgggcccgggcgggtcgtgcacgctgagccgtctcgacgagatcggcgcagagacccggctcaccaatcttgccaatgaaaacatgaattccgccgaaggggacccggtacccgtactcaattgagccggcgtcggggccccagtttgcatcgtcgatgtagagcttgccacgacgactcttggtcatccggcccacaacgtatcccttgagcccttcgaagccgcccttcaagaactcaaatccaccgtgcgctggccccacggtgggcgccaactgtcgtggaattgtcacggcagatgtcctcaagctaggacttagtcgtggagccatcgcagctaggaagcttgaaggggttaatgcgggacaaggaacacgagggtttatactggttcggccccttacggtgaaggtaaaatcctacgtccagtttgaggtggtattgattaaggttacgatcaccagggagctaaactgctatgcccggctctcgatgagattgttctcgccccaaaaccgctgccgggtcgtccttttatatagggaggctgacgcccagcagttctcagagtcccggccggctcataagagtgtccggctcggactctcgactactcttgccttacactacaagttctaccataataatgattgtaactacgggccttaagccatatccgggtcctAAGCCcgtctttggcccaccgtctttaagctcgacgccgggcttctggcaatgaccatatgagtaacctggcccctcctggcgggtgaccctaaggtctatatcctcaacataaGAGGCTTTTAGTCCCGGGGTTACTCATCCATGATTTCAGGAAGGAAAACATATCTTAGGAAACATATTctgaatttgaatggaaaataatcaATCTGGCGAAATAAGAATCCTCACCCATGCTGTTTGTTTGCTTATTAGGCAAACGTTGCATCCAATGTACCAAAAATTGCAATGCAAATAAAAGTTATTTTTACACCCAAAAAAATAGTTTTTATTCATTTGCAATGCACCAAAACTATGCTTCCGTTGACTTTTTTTTTGCTTCTACATAGACTGCAAATTAACATGCTTCATCAGCTCGTATAACATGTTTCCAACGACGGAGTTATTTGCTTCTTTCTCGTCGTCAAAATCATAGTGCTTCATCCCAATATTTTGTTTCCTACAACCTGAATATTTGCTCCATTCTGGTTGCCAAAATTTTGCTTCCACATCAACATAAATTAACATGATTCATATCATACGATATGTATTCACAATAATACTTGCTTCACTCTACTATCCGTGTGCTTCCTTACGTGGTTTATATATTGAACAAGCTAGCAGCCGCTGTGGACCGAGAGCGTCGTGATCAAATTCAAAGCATGTGCGTCCATTGAAACAAGAAAGCAAAGTTGTATGAGGGAGATAAAAAAATGTACTTAAGCAAGCATCCACGGAAGCATGAAACAAGTTGTATAAAGCAGAAAAACACATGTAACTTAGTCACACTGAGAAAATGTTCCATGCCAGCGGATGATTGCTTTGATCTAGTGATAATTATGTACAATCTATCAGTGTATATTGTTTGCTACGCATAGACAATACAACGGCCAAAAAATTGTGTCAAGTGAAACATGGAATTGCCCCCAACCAAAAAAATATTGTTGTTTCCATCAATCAGACATTGCTTCTAGAGATATTAATTAGAATCTACTtccgaaaaataatataatttgcaTCCAAAGAAATCAAAAATTTGTTAAACTTGAGCTGGATGCTAGCACATTGTCTCTTCTGCGGACAATATCGTCACTGGCCTCTAAATCTTGTCCACCCACAATCTCCTCGGTGGGCATGGCAAGGCCATTGGCTCATTTGTGTCTTCCACAACACCGTAAATGTCACACATACAGCTTGAGGCCATGGCCACCGTGTTATCAAGGGCGGCGCCAAGCAGAACTCACAGATGGTTCGATCACCTACATTCCAAAAAGTTTATAGAATTTGGTTGAACTGTGGAAGGAAAACACCTACAACAAAGACAAAGATCGTGAGCTGGACGTATAGAAGCAAAGCACCTACAACGAAGACAAAGATGTGGTACTATATGGGTGCATGAACTTTTTCTACGGTTGTAAGTAGGAGAAGCAGAAAAATGAAGAATTTAGTAGCAGCAAATGAGTGTCATATTTGAATGAAGAATTTAGTAGCAGCAAATGAGTGTCATATTTGAAGTTCGAGTTGCTGGTTAGATGAAAATATGCTATATACAAGATGTATAGAAGATATACTATACACATGGGTACAAATTGAAGCATAGAATTAAAGCAAAACTACAAATGTTTGGCCACCAAGGGGATGTCTGTTTTGAGTTTTGACTCACCAACATATAGATTGATTTGTTTTTTTGGCATTTGGAAGCAAAATATAAAGACTCCAGAAGCATCTGTATAGCAATTTAGATGCAACAGAACTGAGAAGCACTTACCTACAAGGTGGGAACAGATCTAAACTTGGATGGAAACATGAAAAATTGAAATCTTGTCAAAAACTAATATTATCACCCAGATTGTGAATCATAGTATTACTCTGATCTGCAATTCTTCATAAGAAATTTACCGAAATTGCTAGATTAAATAGTGGTCCACTATAAATTGGATATAACAGATTCACTCAACAAAATTTATCGAAGCCAGCATTGCATCCACAGAAACAAATCAAATCAACTGATTAAAAAGGAAGCAAACATGAGATGAATCAAACCTAGTTCGGCTGAGTACATACCAGGGGCGACGGCTAGGATGCGCGTGCAACTTCTTTGCGGTTCCGAAACGGCGCTGttgcggggcggcgacgggggttGGTGAGAGCAGTGTTCCGGCGAAGTAGACGGGAGCGGGACGCAGCACCGGCGAGGTGGAGCAGCTGTAGCCTTGGTGCGGAGCTAGTTGTGGAAGAGGTAGCCGTCGCGGAGCTGTGGTGCCGAGCAGGTCGTGGCGGAGGTAGCCGTCGCCGTGAGCAGCGACCGCAGCGAGCTCGGGACTGGATTGGCTCGCCCGTGAGATGCGAGACTGGGTGGAGTGGGTGGGCCGAGCAGGCTAGATTTACTAGGAAAGGCTAAATTCACGCATTAATTTGATGTTAAATTCCAGCGTTAATGACGGGAACCATAGGCCGTGTGATCCAAATAAAATCAACGGACCACGGCCAGTCTGACGGATGTTTGTTATCAGGGTACTGATACAAATGGTTTCCCGGACTTAATAAGACCCCTAAATTGGCGGTAAGGCGCAACCTCGCTTTGATCGAGTCAATGAGATCAAGGATTCAAATCTAAAGACACACGCAACAGCAACAACAGAAAATCTTCATGACAGGTAGTTCTACCTTCCTCCCTCGTATTCTCATTTCTTTATGGGCTCAAGTCCACAATTCTCTCCTTTAAACCAAAGATAGTTGGTTCCACGTTCCTACTTTCATTTTCACATGGGTTCAACAAAATGGTCTTTGCGTACACAAAGTGAAAGCAACATCTGGAATTTTATTATGGCTACAAGTTTTCATTTTCGCCCTCTGATTGGCTCGTCTCCTCCTAATTATATACTGTCATTCGTCACCTGCAACTTGCAAAGCATCTTTGGGATAACGATGGCCGATATGGCCAACCACCGTGAGCTCCATCTAGACATCGCAATGGAAAAGGCAACTCAGCAGAAAGCAAAGTGTTACAAAGCTGACTGTGCTTTTTTTTTTTGCCAAACACGAAGCTGTGGTAAGTCCTTTATTAGCAGCAACATGATAACCAGCTTAGCTTTAAATATTACAGTACacccgtccccccccccccccccccccccgcgcgggCGACCCGGGcgcccaaccctagccgccgccgaaCCCAGCCCCCACCTCCTTCCTCTcttcccgccgccgccggcgggcGCCGCGcgggcttccggcggcggcgggatctcgTTTCCTCGCCTGGAACAGGGGCCGCGGGGGGCTGCTTcttcgggcgcggcggcggagctcggcgACCGGCGCGTCGGGTGGCGCGCGCTAGTGTGCGGGGCGGCGCGGCCTGCTGGCCGGGGCGGCACGTCACTGGAGCGTgcgggccggtggcggcgcggTGTTCTTCGCGGCGGATCTGAGGCGGCGGCCTCGCTGGTGCGGACGGCgctcctccggcggcggggaGTGCTCGTCGGTGAGGTAGGCCGGATCCCCTCGGCTGCGCGGGCAGCGAGGTCCCGGTGGGCGCTGGTCATGGCGCGGGGAGGCCTCGGGCTCCCCTCGTCAGATCGGAGGCGATCTGGTCCGCTCGTGATGTATGACCTCCGGCCGGCCTGGATCTCCGGCGTGCACGCGCCTGCTGACGTTGTGGCTGGTTCGGAGGTGGCGGCAGGGTGCTTggccgggggaaacccttggccgCCGGTGGCGGTCACGGCGTCGATGGCGTCCCGAACGCCattccctccttggtggcggcGCCGAGGCTAAACCTCCCCTGCCTCCCCCCTTCCCCTGCGCCCGGGTGAAAACCCTAGCCCCGGTGGTTAAGCGGCGGCGGCGCCACAGCGTCGTCACCTTCTTGAAGGCGCTGACTTGGGCATGGGGATGCTGGGCGTGCATGGCGAGATTGTCTGGATCCTGGTGGCGGCCCGTTTGATCTACCGCGTCGCAGCTCCGGGCATGTCTCGTGACTGCGGTGCTTATCTTCCGGCCGTGTCTCCGACGGCGACCTCGCCCTTCCTCACCTTGTACTTGCCGTGGTGGAGCGGTACTTCATCTCACTCTTTGATGGCGGCGGAGTTCGGCGGCATGGCGCTGTGGAGGCTCGGCgtccgatgcgcggagatggactcgcgcaggaggaggtagctgtctggcatcatggtgacgtcgatggcAGAAGTGGCCTTCACAAGGTAGAAGACTCAATATAATCTGAAGAcggacctgtggaagatggcggcgacgacacaagagtgcgtctgaccggattgtgccccagacccggtatgtggctcggctggggtttccggcttttgatgttaggtTTAGGTGAGTGGTTTGGGTAGTGGCCCAGCTAGCATCCCTTCATCATATGGATAAGAGTAGCGGCATTtgttgccaagatggtggattcaggtatattgtttgtaatactttgtaaggtcctcgagaataattaataaagtggccgtatgcatctcccagatgtagaggccgggggtcatcctccttttctaaaaaaaaagctTAATCTTTGGTGGTTGTTCAACAGATTAACTGAAACCTGCGGCTAAGCTCTACATTCATTATGTGCAAGAAAGCCCCTACATTACATTGTATTTGATTATTAAACAGAGCAAGGAAGCACAATCATCAAAAGCCCCTGGATTACACTACATTTGATTATTTAAACAGAGCAAGGAAGCACAATCATCAAACGATTTTTGTGCAATTTTGTTCTGAAACACGGTTTCCTCCGACGAATATGCGCAGGATATTATCTTCCCTGGGTCAAAACGGGGCCGCTTTACAAACTGTCGACAGACCGATCATGGCTTATTGATAACAAGTTGTTACAATCCCTTGACAAATAACGTTTCTCCCAGAGAAACTATGTACACACAACAGAGGGCCACAACAAATACCCAGTAGCTGCTGCTACCTGCTAGCGTTCTCCACTACATCCTTTAGAGGAACAGCATGCAGTCTAAACCGTCGTGCATACATAGCAAGCAATACCAGATGCATCATCTTTCATGTGTCCGTTTTGAAGCCCACGAGCTGCTGCAAGGCCTTCCAACCCCAAAGCAACTCGCGCTCAAAAGCTCCCGCCAGCCCATGCTTAACCAGAGCACCATTCTTGGGCAGGATACTATCATCGTCGGTCGTTTCATCGTATTCACTATCACCATCAGCATACGTCGTAGCCCTGCCATTCTGGGGTGCTGTGTCTATTTCATAACGAAGCTCATCTTGAATTTTCTGTTCATCCATCAATAGCTGATTCATAATCAAAAACACCGTGTGAGTTGAGTCTAACAATTGGAGGAACTTAACAAATGATTAACTAGCCCTCAAAATATGATAATAAGAACTGGTAGCCATGATCATTGAATGAGATTTATGCAGCTTACACTACCCATTAAGAATACCGTTTTTTTTGGAAAACCAGTGTCATTCCGCTTTATAAGCATGTCTTTCCACCTTCTAATGAAACGAGTGATCTAATGCTTGATAGATAGTTCAGTTCAGGCTGACAGTTCTTAGACATTCTCTTGTAAAAGAACCAGCAAACATGTGGTGCTCCGGAAAATAGCACACAATTTTGAGTATGGTCATCTATAATTCAGATCAGCCACGTGCAACTTGcatcatcccccccccccccccccccccccctctcaaaTCTAATGAAGGTATGGTCTCTGTGCCCGGAAATGGAGTGACTAACGAAAGCGATAGATGCCACGTTTCATTCGGCAAAGCATCAAAGCATACAAGGGTCACTGAACTACTTACTTTCAGCAGAACAGGTGGCAAGACATAGAAATGCCCCTGGAATTTCAGTAGTAAATAAATGTCTAGCTTCCACACTAAGGTACTGATGGATATTGAATTAAACCATTACCTCTGGTTGATCAGCTTCACATGCCTTCATTGTTTCCTCTCCAACAGATGCAATAGCAGCAGCCACTGAATTCTCATCATCGCCTATAGTTGATTCGTCCTCTTTGATCTCTTGATTGTCACACACTTGTAGCTCATGTGCCGAAACAACACCATTTCTGCCGTGATCATCATTGACAACTGTCTCCACCATTTGAACCGGGGCGTGTCCCTCCTCTGCCACTTTCTGATTCTTCGCATTACCCCAATCTTCGTAGACCACCAATGTCTTTGTGGTTTCACCTGTCTGTAGGCTTCTATTAGGCCCATTCTGCCAATGGAACTTTCCCAAGGAATCTTGGAGCAAGAACTTGAACTCAAGCAACCTGTTGGCAGGTAAATCCTGTTCAAAACAGAAAAGAGATGATGAAGTTACTCAAAAGAGGCTAAATCATTAAACATTGTACATAAACGGAGTCTCACTTTCTCTACTGTCCAGTCATGGCCTTCCAACCAATCCATAGCGACCGCGTCCGTCGGTTCCCAGAGGCCGAGTGCTGGGACATCACCGACCAGGTGGAAGCTTTGGCCGAAGGTGCACTGCTCTTTTAGCACAAATCTGACGCGCACTGTGCTTCCAGGAACTGTAGGTAACAGACAGACAGACAGATGGTAAGACCAAAGATCCATCACCATTAAAAACAGGTTATGTTAAGACCAAAGATCGCAATGTCAATGGTTCAGGGGAGCAAACTCACCAGTAGGAGCAGGTGGTGACGAAATCTCAGCAGAGGCCACTCCCCCCTGGACCTCATCAGCCTGCAACAGCAACCATCTAATCATCAGTCAATCACAGTGGAGCAAAGGGGGAAACACGCCACATTAATTAGCACGCAAGCCTATTCCGATTTTGATGTGACAAACCTCCGGCGCTAGTGCTATGACACCCTCCTGCGTGGGCACGAGCTGCTCGAGGGGCTTCGGTAGCGCGGTGACGAGCACTCTCAGGCGGCCGGCAGTCCCAGCCAAGCCATCGCTGCCGATGCGCCACAGCCCCTGCCCGCCGTAGGTGACCCGGACCCGGCCAAAAGCTCCGCCCCAAGGGATCGGCATGGGTGCATCTGGCTCTTTGATCTCTTGATTGTCACACACTTGTAGCTCATGTGCCGAAACAAAACCATTTCTGCCGTGGTCGTCATTGACAACTGTCTCCATCATTTGAACCAGCacgtcttcctcctctgctacTTTCTGATTCTTCGCATTACCCCAATCTTCGTAGACCACCAATGTCTTTGTGGTTTCACCTGTCTGTAGGGTTCTGTTAGGTCCATTCTGCCAGTGGAATTTTCCCAGGGAATCTCGCAGCAAGAACTTGAACTCAATCAACCTGTTGGCTGGCAAATCCTGGCCAAACAGAGAAGAGACGATGAAGTAACACAAAAGAGGCTAAATAATGAAACATCGTGCATAACCGGGGAAAGTCTCACTTTCTCCACTGTCCAATTGTGGCCTTCCGACCAATCCAAAGCGATCGCGCTCGCCGGTTCCCACAGGCCGAGCGCCGGGTCGTCACCGACCATCTGGAAGCTTTGGCCGAAGTTGCACCGCTCTTGTAGCACAAATCTGACACGCATCGTGCTTCCAGGAACTGAGGAAACATACGGCCAGACATACAGATAGTAAGAGCATCATAAGAAACATGCTAAGGTTTCCCCATTTCTGTTCCGCAATGTCAATGGCTCAGGGGAGCAAACTCACCAGCAGGAGGAGGGGGCGACGAAATCTCAGCAGAAGCCATATCCCCATGCACCTCATCAGCCTGCAGCGGC is drawn from Aegilops tauschii subsp. strangulata cultivar AL8/78 chromosome 1, Aet v6.0, whole genome shotgun sequence and contains these coding sequences:
- the LOC109770157 gene encoding uncharacterized protein, coding for MRSPSLQPAAAAAPVPRAGALGRVRVAHAARGPPRLAGTAGRLRVLVAALPSAAPLHHQLLPAQEGAAALSPEADEVHGDMASAEISSPPPPAVPGSTMRVRFVLQERCNFGQSFQMVGDDPALGLWEPASAIALDWSEGHNWTVEKDLPANRLIEFKFLLRDSLGKFHWQNGPNRTLQTGETTKTLVVYEDWGNAKNQKVAEEEDVLVQMMETVVNDDHGRNGFVSAHELQVCDNQEIKEPDAPMPIPWGGAFGRVRVTYGGQGLWRIGSDGLAGTAGRLRVLVTALPKPLEQLVPTQEGVIALAPEADEVQGGVASAEISSPPAPTVPGSTVRVRFVLKEQCTFGQSFHLVGDVPALGLWEPTDAVAMDWLEGHDWTVEKDLPANRLLEFKFLLQDSLGKFHWQNGPNRSLQTGETTKTLVVYEDWGNAKNQKVAEEGHAPVQMVETVVNDDHGRNGVVSAHELQVCDNQEIKEDESTIGDDENSVAAAIASVGEETMKACEADQPELLMDEQKIQDELRYEIDTAPQNGRATTYADGDSEYDETTDDDSILPKNGALVKHGLAGAFERELLWGWKALQQLVGFKTDT